The DNA sequence ATGGCTGCAGGCATAGGGGCAGGAATAGGAAGTATATTCCTGGCACCACTGGGCGGTGCACTGCTAAGCACTGAAATCCTTTACAGGAAAGATTTTGAGGTCGATGCACTCATACCCTCAATCATAGCGTCTGTTACAGGGTACATAATATTCGGGTACAATTTTCGATACCAGCCTCTCTTTTCAATACCCGGTGCCGGATTGCTTGGCTTCAGTCATCCGGAATCCCTTCTGTTGTATTCACTGGTTGGTGTTGTTGCAGGTTTATTTGGCGTGTTTTACGTAATCTCTTTTTACGGGATACAACGCATTTTCAAGAGGGCAAGGAAGGTACCAAATTTTGTGAAACCTGCAATCGGTGGACTTATTGTCGGATTGATAGCTATATTCTTTCCACAGATCATGGGACTGGGATACGGGTGGGTGCAGTTGATATTCTACGAAAAGCTGTCGCTATTTCCTATCTGGCTTCTGCTGGGACTCATAATTGCCAAGATCGTTGCAACCTCTCTCACCATTGGCTCGGGAGCATCTGGCGGGGTATTTGCACCTGGTATGGTGACAGGTGCATTCGTTGGGGCGCTTATGGGCATAATCTTCGTGCCATTCTTCCCGTATCTCAATGTCGTTGAGGTGACAATAATTGGCATGATCTCGTTTTTTGGCGGGATATCCAAGGCCCCGATCTCCATCATAATAATGGGCACGGAGATGACGGGAGGTTATACGCTTTTCCTGCCGCTAATGATCGCCACCGTGATCTCTTATTACATTTCCGGGCAGAAATACTCAATATACAGCAAGCAGCTTCCCAACAGGCAGAGTTCTCCCGCCCACAAACTGGAATACGAAAGGCCTATTCTTGACGACATAACGGCATACGAATCAATGAAGAGGGACTATTACTGGGTTTCCCCTGACATGCCATTGCGGGAGGCCCTTCAGACAATAAGGGAGAGCAAGACCAAGGGGGTGGTTGTTCAGGAAAACGGCCTTCTTATGGGGTTCCTTTCAGAAGAAGCTATCAAGCCATCTATGGACATAGACAGCGTAAAGGTCAGGGATATAATGGATACTGACGTGAAGTACGTCAAGGCCAGTGCAACAATGCATACGGCCCTGGATTTGCTGACCGCTACCACGACCGGCAAGCTAGTTGTGGTTGACGACGTAAACCCAAAAATCGTAATTGGGACAATTGGGTTAGCGGACATAGCCGAAGCATACAATCGAGAAATTCGGAAAATCAAGCAGAATCAGTCTGAGGATTGATGTTGCAACCCACATTCAATTCCAAAATATATATATTGATAGCACATAACTGGAAGACTGATATGTCCGGGAAATGGAGATCAATCTGTGCTCCTGTGAGCAACTGCCAAAATAAAGACGTACCGGAGCGCGCGGCTTTATCGAGCTTTCTGGGCATGTTTAGACTGAACACCGGACGCCGTTTACATGGAGCTAATGAATATGGCCGCAGTTAGAGATGCAGCGGTTGCAGGTACGAGAAAATTCGCTCCGGACGATATCAGTGAAGTAGTAAAGATAGGGAACAATTCATTGACTGAATATTACACCGAAACTCTTCTCCTTGACTTATTTGAGGCATGGCCCAACTCCTTCATGGTTTACACAGTCAATGGCAGGATAGTAGGTTTCATCGTGGGATCCAAGTTCTCAAAGACAGAGGCAAGGATACTTCTGCTGGCTGTAGACGCGAAATTCAGGAGGATGGGAATCGGCAGGGCACTGATGAATGGCTTTGTCGAGGTATGCAACCATGAGAATCTTCTCTCTGCCAGGCTTGAAGTCAGGACTGACAATGACCAGGCCATAGGTTTTTACAAGAAATTAGGGTTTTCAACAATCTCCGTCATAAGGTCTTATTATAGTGACGCTTCCGACGCGTATCTAATGTGGAAACTGCTCTAAAAATTTAAAAATTGGAAGGGGATTAGAAAACTGAAATTTCCCCGTTTACAAACTTATTGGTAAGGTCTGATATATTTTCCAGTCTCTGGTCAGCGATACTTCGAATGTTTGACCTGTGCCTTGACCTGTCCGCGCCAGGTGCATATATCATCTGGATGCTGGCTACGTGCGGTTCGTCTATGGGTCTTCCTATCTGTGAAACAATCCTGACCATGACTTCCTCAATATCTCCGGCACTCTCCTTGATTATGTCTGCTGCTATGATGTTGGAAAGTACGTTGTACAGCTTTCCGACATGGGTAACAGGGTTCTTGCCTGCTGCAGCTTCCATGCTCATTGGCCTGTAAGGAGTTATAATTCCATTCACTCTGTTTCCTCTTCCAACGGAACCGTCATCTCCATTCTCCATGGATAATCCTGTCACTGTGAGGTAATATACATTGTCATCCTTCAGGTCGCCGGTGTTGATGAATATCTTGACATTCAGTTCAGTCTGTTTCTTCACAAAGTCAGTTACAAGGCTTGTAAGTTCTTCCTTTATGGAAAAGTACTCGCCTTTATCCTTGACAAACTTGTCGACATATGCTGCAGCAATGGTGAGATTAATGGTGTCTTTCTGCCTGAATCCCATGACCTTGATATCATACCCAATCGCGGGAAGTTTCTTCTTGATTTCGCCATTCAGGTATCTCTCCGTTTTCAGTACCAGGTTTTCTGTGTCTGTAAAGGGTGCGAAGCCCACTCCGAATGAAGTGTCATTTGCCTTGTGTTTCCTTGTATCGTACAACCCCCTGAGATCCACAGACCCGTGGCCTATCCTGGAATCTATCATTACATCAGCATCCAGATCAAGATGCTTGAAATTTGTTGCAAGGAACTCCTTCGTTGACTTCACAGATATTGACTTGTACGGTATCCTCTCGCCGTCAACAGTTGTCGTCGCCCTTCCGCTGAGCAGAATATAAACTGGCTCCAGAACCTTTCCACCGCCGAATTTCGGGGCAGACTGTCCTCCAACGACCTCAACCTGATCGGTGTTGTGGTGCAGAATCCTTCCGTATTCCTTCAGGTAATACTTGCTCAGTCCCCTGCTTACAGCTTCGGCTATTCCATCGCATACGCTGTCCGGATGACCTACTCCCTTCCTTTCAACTAGCTCGACTTCTCTCTGGTAAACCGGTGTCTGGTTCAATTCCTCAATTGAAATATTCCTGTCAGTTCCCTGTTTTTGCTTGACTACAGTTGTTTCCATTGACTTTATCCTCTACAGAAGCCATATATAAATTATATTAAACATTTTGTC is a window from the Thermoplasmatales archaeon genome containing:
- a CDS encoding putative voltage-gated ClC-type chloride channel ClcB, which translates into the protein MHDLASRIDNFIARGQIRKWVIVGILIGIAAGLGSYALYYGIKLFTVIMLTGITGFTPPVTAASGGSPTYVIANFDRLLIPVSTTLGGLISGIIVYRFAPEAEGHGTDAAIDAFHNKNGKIRRRVPLVKTIASAVTIGSGGSAGREGPTAQIAAGFGSFVADTFRMNDHDRRIAMAAGIGAGIGSIFLAPLGGALLSTEILYRKDFEVDALIPSIIASVTGYIIFGYNFRYQPLFSIPGAGLLGFSHPESLLLYSLVGVVAGLFGVFYVISFYGIQRIFKRARKVPNFVKPAIGGLIVGLIAIFFPQIMGLGYGWVQLIFYEKLSLFPIWLLLGLIIAKIVATSLTIGSGASGGVFAPGMVTGAFVGALMGIIFVPFFPYLNVVEVTIIGMISFFGGISKAPISIIIMGTEMTGGYTLFLPLMIATVISYYISGQKYSIYSKQLPNRQSSPAHKLEYERPILDDITAYESMKRDYYWVSPDMPLREALQTIRESKTKGVVVQENGLLMGFLSEEAIKPSMDIDSVKVRDIMDTDVKYVKASATMHTALDLLTATTTGKLVVVDDVNPKIVIGTIGLADIAEAYNREIRKIKQNQSED
- a CDS encoding putative N-acetyltransferase, which gives rise to MELMNMAAVRDAAVAGTRKFAPDDISEVVKIGNNSLTEYYTETLLLDLFEAWPNSFMVYTVNGRIVGFIVGSKFSKTEARILLLAVDAKFRRMGIGRALMNGFVEVCNHENLLSARLEVRTDNDQAIGFYKKLGFSTISVIRSYYSDASDAYLMWKLL
- the mat_1 gene encoding S-adenosylmethionine synthase — encoded protein: METTVVKQKQGTDRNISIEELNQTPVYQREVELVERKGVGHPDSVCDGIAEAVSRGLSKYYLKEYGRILHHNTDQVEVVGGQSAPKFGGGKVLEPVYILLSGRATTTVDGERIPYKSISVKSTKEFLATNFKHLDLDADVMIDSRIGHGSVDLRGLYDTRKHKANDTSFGVGFAPFTDTENLVLKTERYLNGEIKKKLPAIGYDIKVMGFRQKDTINLTIAAAYVDKFVKDKGEYFSIKEELTSLVTDFVKKQTELNVKIFINTGDLKDDNVYYLTVTGLSMENGDDGSVGRGNRVNGIITPYRPMSMEAAAGKNPVTHVGKLYNVLSNIIAADIIKESAGDIEEVMVRIVSQIGRPIDEPHVASIQMIYAPGADRSRHRSNIRSIADQRLENISDLTNKFVNGEISVF